The segment GCGATGCTTATGCGGATGTACAGTTACTGATTTAAGGGGGAATTCGTTTTGAGTAAGGTAGGAAGAAATGACTTATGCCCGTGTGGAAGCGGGAACAAATATAAGAAATGCTGCATGGAAAAAGACCGGTTGGCAGCCCAGTCGATGCTGCGGCTGGTTACAGCAGGGGATGCAGCGGCGCAAGCACCTGTAACCATACCCGGCGTAATCGTGCACGAGGAACAGCCGGCTACGGTAAGTGCCGCCCCTGCTGCGGGCAAGCTTACGCTGCCCAAGCTGAAGAAGATGGTGGCGAAGGAGCTGAACTGGGAGCATCCGGCCCATGAACAGCTGGCGCTGGAGCTGATCGAGCACATGAGAGAACAGTATGACCGGGAGCTGATCCTGGAAGCACTGCTGCTGTGGAACGGCTTCTCCCGCCAGACCAAGCCGGCCGTGAAGAAGACCGGCTCCTTCTGTGCGGCGATCGAATACCTGCTGTCCGAGGAGTACGGCTTCATGCTGTCGCAGGCGGAGCTGGCGGACAAATACGCGGTTACCACGGCCACGATCTCCCGCAAGGTTAAAGAGATCTATAACTATGTCGAGGAATACGGCATGGCCGGGGAAGCGGACGAATTGATGGCGCTGAACGGAGCGGGAACTCCGCAGGAGAAGGCACAGACCCTTCTGGCCCAAGCCATGGAGGCAACCTCTGCGAAGCGCCGGGTGCAGCTGGCGGAGAAGGCGCTGGAGCTCTATCCTGACAGCCCGGAAGCCTACCTTATTCTGGCCGAGGAGACGGAGAATGAGGAGGACGCCCGTGAGCTGCTGAAGGCGGGAATCGCCGCAGGCAGACGGGAGCTGGGCGAGTCTTATTTTACGAAGCATAAAGGGTTCTTCTGGGGGCTCTATGAGACCCGCCCTTATAT is part of the Paenibacillus sp. FSL M7-0420 genome and harbors:
- a CDS encoding SEC-C metal-binding domain-containing protein, with the protein product MSKVGRNDLCPCGSGNKYKKCCMEKDRLAAQSMLRLVTAGDAAAQAPVTIPGVIVHEEQPATVSAAPAAGKLTLPKLKKMVAKELNWEHPAHEQLALELIEHMREQYDRELILEALLLWNGFSRQTKPAVKKTGSFCAAIEYLLSEEYGFMLSQAELADKYAVTTATISRKVKEIYNYVEEYGMAGEADELMALNGAGTPQEKAQTLLAQAMEATSAKRRVQLAEKALELYPDSPEAYLILAEETENEEDARELLKAGIAAGRRELGESYFTKHKGFFWGLYETRPYIRICQSYAESCWFGGKAEEATEMLEHILELNEDDNTGARYLLTAVYLYSNQLEEAERIIKKYGEEDAAAAFAYDRIVLEFKKNGITSQLKMLYRIARGVNEHVPDYLLGMKRLPHNLPDFVGMGDPNEAIEYVIMHSRLWASLPDLLKWMLKQ